DNA from Triplophysa dalaica isolate WHDGS20190420 chromosome 21, ASM1584641v1, whole genome shotgun sequence:
GGACTATATCTAGTGACGTATATCCGCAGCGGTTCGCGAATCAGACTATGGACAACTGTTTCAGAGTCGACTTCCATTTTTCCAAGCTTAAAACtgtgttattcattcaccttcagatttacaatttggcagactgcttactttcaaacacggcaacatcacatgaaatgtaattttcatgatctgaTGTTATGTACTCTATCCTAAacctaaataataaaaatgcttttagaAGTACCCCAACCCTTACCCTAAACttaaatctaataaaatatgtttttaaaaatacgttaataaatcatgtttgtcttcatcaagtttgtttttctgtcaaaagaaaaactttagTAACGACTTAATGCGGAAATGGTAACGCAACAACGAAAGTATGATGCAAAACTGCCTAAAAATCTGTCTACCATTCAAGACGCAGAAGGAGGAGACTGAATCCAGAGTTGACCAATCACAATTCCATGGGAGGAGACTGAATCTGGATCCAACCTTGCCACCTTGATCTCGCGTTCTCTGCAGTGAGGAGCTACTGCCATCAGACAAGATATAAACAACACTGGTGTAGAAGCACTTCCCATTTCAGGATGAATGGCCCGTGTTGTGtacatcttgcaaaatggtctacaGAAGTCAAGCAATCTCATTGGGTCTTATGTTGCAAATACTTGCCACCGTGGTGTGAAGTATACATGAGatgtcatgaaaataaataaactgtgccGTTCATATTCTGAGGCTTAAACTAGATTCAATAAATGGACTTCTAACTAGGGTCTTCATTAGTTTACATCATGGCTCCCAAACATTTTTGGCCGGGCCCCCTTTTGTAGAGAAAAAAATTTCCGTGCCCCACCAGATCCCCACCACCTACAAACACCCACATAAAGACACTCTCATGAAACGTCCTTTACCTGCAAactcataaaatatttattgaattatattGGTTTGATTTCAATATAATATGATTTCATTCGTACATGCAGACGAAGTACAAGCACAAAGGATTTTTCAAAGCAAGGTCTTAACAGCAAGCAGTAGGAAGAGAAcaaactaaatattaatataaacataatgccTTCTCATGCCCCCCTTGTAAAGACCTTAAGCCCCCCCCCCCTTTTTTGGGAATCACAGGATGAGATGGTCATTTTCTCACTGTGTACTGCTAAATGTCCATGAATTTGTGGTTAGGCAGGATGCCACATCCTATCCAAAGACTGTGAATTAGCAGACTAGACGCAACAGCAGAAAATGTTTGCAAACAGAACCGAACAGAAAGTGTCTCTCCTGAGATTTAACTAAAGCGTGTCCTCAGGGAACAACAGTCTGCTCTGAATGGCCAGTCCTGGTGGTCTCGCAGCATGAGAGATGCAGTCAATCCTGTAGAAATAAATCATCCCAAAAAACTGGAAAATAATATTTGGTTGGTTTTATGTCTTGATCCAGAACATAACTTTAATTCTAGAATAATTGAAACAGGTCATTAGGTCTTTTTAATAACAGAGTATGACATGCAAGACATTCTTTGCATAGCTGCCCTTTCAAGCATGGGCTTTTGTTACATTCTTCAATGAACGGATAATAGAAAATGGCAGAAACGCCAATGGATTGgacagtttttattattatttgtatcaCTAATATTGCACTAAAAAGGGTACCTAGtaaggctgtcaaacgattaattgcatccagaataaatgtttgtgtttcatgttgtatttaaaaaaaaacaaatgcatgcatatattagagaaaaatacaaatacaaaaaatattttatatgttattattggtaaataaaaatacatttgtaaagaaggtaaatatttcctaaatatgtatacatgtatttatttgtgaatagATTTATAAATACATCATAATATGTACCTAGACAATATCAAGAGAAGGTTATCGTAAGCTGGTTTTCCATCCAAATCCGAAGCAAAACTTTTCAAAGTTAGCAATAAATATAAGGTGAAATAGGTGCATTTCCATCAAGTTGTTCAAGGATTGTTAACCTATAACCAATAGTAAATCAATCAAAACCCTGGAAACTTTGATTGCGAATTAAgggattttattttgaaaatttgCATTTCCATCATTTGTTTCTTCAATGTTTGCATAATTACGTGTGATGGAAACATAGTTAACGAGATTTTGTTGCAGTGATTTgggtaaataaatgtaagataAATGTTTcctcaaattattattttcactgATGAACTTATTGCCTTGATGGATGATGGTGATGGAACTCGTTTCACTTAAACGTCATAAGCATTGCTAAAGATATACACTATGTTAAGTAACAAGGATAGTTTCTCATTTCTAACCTTGGGTCACCTCTATTGTGTATATTGTTAACATcgttatttgattttttttctcatgcttCATCCATTCGAATAACTTGCCTTTGGAACGTGTGAAGGTTTTGTTCATTGGTCTGATTCACCAATGAAAGCCGATGTTTCTTTGAACATTGGCTGGTTCGCCACGCTGTGCGGTGATCTCTTAATTGCCAGACAGATATGCAGGATGGTTTGTGCACAGAGGGAGGGCATATTTTCACAGCTGAACTCTGGCATGCCTCCCCGCCCACCCCGGACACGCAGATGGCATATTTTCGATCGAATGATCTCAGGTATGCCAGAACCGTAAAGTCCTGACACACTTTCTCCACATGACTCAAGAACTTGACATGAGGACGGGCTCTGAGCGTTTGCACACAAGTATCCATATTGATTCCTGATGCTGCATTACTTTGAATGTATTCTCATACTCCACCCTTTGTAAAACAGACCTCTAGACTTCATTTCTTCCAACTCTAACATTTTTGCACTGAAGTAAATCAGACTAGGAAAGTTTGCCATTTTATTGCAAGGTGCAGCCTTTCGTTCAACATTCCTCCTCAAGACTATATTTCATTTCATCCCTTGCTGTTTGAAAGATTTTCAAATCCATGTATTATTAGAGCATTCCCGCCATAGTTTCCAAGCGAAATGAGGCGATGTTCTCCAAAAATTGCCTGGATTACGTCATGCGCAATCAGTTACGTAGCTTAATGTGTTAATTGGAGAGAGTTGAGCATTTCTCGACAGAGAGGGGAGAGGCTACGACTGTGAAAACAGCGAGCGAGGGGAGAGCGAGGCAGACTGTGGGTGTGTTGGTGCGTGAGAGGAAAAGAGCGAGAAAGCGTAGGGGagggagagaggagagaaataaaaacagcacaaGAAGGACAGCAGGCAGAGCGGAGGATTAAATCCTTCTCAGGCTCCACCATGTTCCTGCACACCGTCTCCATCCTCTTGATCTCTGCCGTGCTCTTCGGCTGCCTGGAAGGTAAGGCGAAACTCTTTCTCTCCCTTCTGGTTGCGATGTCGGAGTGTGCGGTAGGAACCAGATCTCAGTGGGCGTGAAAGAGACATGATGCTTTGATAGTCAGCCTGGTGTTGAAGCTTCGGATGCCAGAGTTTTGTGGTTGTTTGAGGATGCTGGTGCAAGATGAGAGATGCGCGAAGTGACGGGTGACACATAAAGCAGTCCGGATCTGTTTACGACACACAGTTTTCTCCGTCTGCTCACATATTTTCATCACTTTGCCAAATTGAATTCTGCTTTTTCTGAACGCCAGGGAATGGTGTCCAAATGCAGAGGGACGTTCAGTGTTGTATGCAGTACTCTCACGGCAAGGTCCGGACCAAAGATGTGCTGAGGTTTGAGGTGCAGACTGAGGGGCCAGACTGCAGCATAAGAGCCATCATGCAAGTATTCCAGGCATCCCGAAACAATTGCAGACACCAAAATATGCCCTATTAAAGCTCGCAGGCATTGCCATCTAAGCAGGTCAGATTTTTATTACTGAGAGCGGTAGACTGATTGTCAGGCAAGCAGAGCAAAAGAATGCAATCGGGCCGGGACGGACAATGCCCAAACTGTTTCTTCGACGGGGCCAATTTGGCCCGGCTGGCTTGAAGCATAGCAGATTAAGAGATTTAACATTTGCTCAATGTaaagagagagtctgagagcgcTGATGTTCTTGCCTCTTGGAATCACGGCAGATTGTACACCAAAAAGGCGGTGAAGTGTGCCGATCCAAGAGATAGGAAGGTGAAGAGGTTACTACGGAAACTGTTCCAGAGGCAGGGAGCCAAATCCCGCAGGATCATGTGGCTGAATCTCCCCGTGATGTCAGAGGTAAGGTTTCAACGGGTTAATGGATGGTCATCGGGGTTCAAACAAAACTTTTGCCATGCGgttaagtaaataaatgtttttgaatccCTTTTTTCTGATTGACAGGTCGCCATTGTTGATTCTCAAAAGATGAACAAGGTAATGAAGATCAATCTTAAAAATAAGCAAGATCTACTTTCGCagtcttaaaaaaaggtgcttcacatTGATACCATAAAAGAAATAGTTTTGGGTTGATGGTTtcatgaagaacctttctgttccTCAAAAGGAAAGAGAcggtttttttttactataaaagGCAAGAAAGTAATAGTTTTTAAGAAACTTTGAGTGAATGGATCTTTAAAATACCAAAAACGGTTCTTCTATGGTAACTatgtgaagcaccttttttaaagaCTATAACAGAGCTCAAAACTAGTGAAGAAGTAAAACTAACATTCATATTTCACAACAGAAATACTGATGTTCAGCAGTAAAAAATCTGGCCTCAAACCAAAATTCTCAAAGTACTAAATTGAATCTTCTAAATTATTTTGTGGGTGTAGGCTAAAGTTTTCAACAGACTCAGTTGAAGTAGGCTATTGTACATATAAAGAACCGACTAGAGCCACAAGTGCTAATTTGCAATGGTGCCAACTAAAGAATTTAGTTGGGCTGTTTTTACCAAAGCTTTTCATTAtactgataggtcagatgtcaatattagGTGGATTAAATACCCATTTGAAGTCTCcttaataatttttttggtgttttcCAGTCAGGTAAATGAATTGTCACATTCTTAAAGGTCCATGTGCCTCAATAATGAGCAcataaaaattactttaaacaaaataactattttatgttcaataaagAGGCGTACCTTCtctatttgtaatatttttgctCCTGGTTTCCTGGTTTCAGAGTATGTTGCCACATCCATGGTGCATGAATTTCCATAATTTAAaatagacaattttttttctcatcatcaggggtttaataaaattaaaacgggtgtttcaatatattggtaacaaACATATTCTTAAATTAAGTTTTGGCTAAAAATGTCGTCCATAATGCTATATTTGCCTGAacctttttttacagtgtaagtcTTTTAAGGCAGGCATATTATGAGCTGTGGGGATGTTAGGTGACAGGTCAGTGTTatcagaacacaaagaaatttattcattttcaaagtGAACTACATTAGCCATaatgttatacagtatattctgaCATGAGACTCACCAATCAAAGATTACAATGAAAGAGCTGAACAATGACCCATGAAGCATACGAGATATATTACATGAATGTCTGTCTCTCTACTTTTGAACaacttatgttttaaaatatttaaatatatacatatacactcTAAATCTATATACTCTTATTTTCAGTTTGTTGAgtcaaaaacagacaaacccAGCTTCTAGGTTAAATTCACCCAGAAAAGTTTTTAATTGACCAcaaaatgggttaaaacaacacagcatGCTAATTTATCACccagtggttgggtttgtccctctTTGAGCCAACGCTGGATTGAAAAAAACTCAATGAACCTCAAATATTGTGTATTTGATAATAGTTAATAATCATAAGaaagtaaaagtatttttataataaataaataagtacttAATAAAATGCAGAATACATACTTTTATACTTGGGAGTGGTTTATTCTGAATTGATTAAATTGTAACTATAACATTTCTTTGAATGAGTAGTTTTACAataatttttattgaatatCTTAAATAATAATCTCAATTATTCAGactatttttgtgtttcagatttcacattttatattgAGATGCATCATTTAGTTATAGTTTCACACACctgttttgtctattttttaCATCAACATGGTCGAAAATGTttatcatttcattttgttttttagacCAAGTGAAGAGTGAGGATGAAAAGGTGGTCCATGGAACTCCATCCTTCTCTTGTGTATCACTGTTTTCTTATACGTATCAGAAAATCTACGTAGACTCATAACGTTCACTACCAATGTTAGTCAGATATATTGCGATATAGACGTCCTCTCAAATGACTGTTAATCTATATGCCAAAGTATTCTAATCTGAGACTGGTTACTATAGGGTTGTTCATCTCTGCAGCTATAGTCTCTATTTATACTCTCTTCTGTAGAGTCCAGTAAACTGATGTGACTGTTCTCCACCAATTTATAGTGCAATTACAGACTCTTGTGTATGTTAAAACACaactgatttttatatataaaatacatttaaaacactgaaaactgtcatgtttttattggaaGAGACTGGGTCTATTGTGTatatccttttttatttaaaaaatattttcaaaaaaagatatttgtacatttttatgtatttaaagcTTTTGTTAACTGTTGTGATTTTATTATAGGCTTTAGTTTATGTCCTACCACTACACACCACTAGAGGAGGATGCTTCTGTGTGTTATAAAGCAACACTCACTGAAACTGTGTTTTTGGGTTTGTTTTCACAAGAGAAACGCTGGAAAATAAATAGTGTCATTCCtgagacatttatttttcttaacacCATCCAGGCTGTAAAATATCCATGTACGCAAAAAATATGCTTACACCACCTAAGAAAGGCTTAGAACAACAATTGTCTCAAATAGCGtctatatatgaatataaatagttaataaaataaacaataaaaaaaatcaataccatcacattttcacagaacagtttgcatttaaaagtATAGTATCCCTCATGAGCATTTATAGTTTACGAAACACGTCACTCAGACACTGACAGGAGGGGTGTATATTTTCACATTTGGCCCATAGATCAGTTTTAATCACATTCACAATTATCTAAACTCATCATAGACACATCACAGCATAAACGGTAAATTAGAAATAGGACACAAAGCATAAATGAACCAAAAAGCTcaaatgatttaattaaagGTCCATCCTAAAGTCCatccaaaaaattaaattctatcatgaattactcgctctctagttgtttcaaacatgtatacatttctttgttctgttaaacacaaaaaattgatgaatgcttgtaaccaaacagttcttggccaccatagactaccatagtgggaaaaacgacagtggtagtcaatggtgccccaaaactgttttctttctttcttcttttgtgttcaacagaacataatttatatataaagcAATTGCACCTACTATAGTCAATGggcaatggggtccaagaactttAAAAgctattcttccaaatatctttctctgtgtttatcagaacaggGTAATGTACACAGATTCAGAACTCAAAGGTgggtaaatggtgacagaattttcatttcagggtgaactattccttttaaaCAATGCACTACTAGCTGATAATACTTTCTCTAATAGCAACATTCAAAAATAATGGCAGACTatcataaacataatatttattgttataaattataatataatactaCTTCTATTAATAGTTTCACTAAAAGCAAATTTAGGGAAGGGACTATACTTTTACATTCACAACACCATAGAGTAAAACTCTAGCATTGTATAGTAAAATTGAACATCATATGAACATTGAAAAGTTGCCTTAGTCTCTATATGTGAGTCTGGCATTATGTGTATGAGGTAATACAGTTCAAACTTCTACAAGTTATTGTAAATATGCTGGTTTAATAACAACATATATCTTCATTTGAAAATACTGTTTATACTTTATACAAAGATGTATAAGGTTTAAAACAGTCTTGAAGCATTAAGTATAAAACTAGCATAGTGATGTCATTGGGTGCTACTCTGCCTTGGATGTAATTTGCTTCAAAATTACTACAAAATACAgacaaataaaaccacaaatctTTCATTTGAATTGGTGTTTCATTTAGTCACATTCTGAACATACTGATATGTGTGTGTTGCTTACAGTATTTGATTGAGCACACTGTAGTTTTTTGTTCTATATATAATAGTGCTGAGGTTGGTTACATGTTGGTTTCACTGTTGCAGTGCATCAGAGAGTCGTTCTCCTGACAGATCAGCTGGTACGGCTTTTCGGTGTCCTCGATCACAGATTTGCTGATTTCAACATCTTGGTTCTGAAGTTCCAGTCGTGACAAGTGCTCAACAATCCCAGCACCGAAGGAATCCCCCAACACATTGGTGGTGGTCCTGAGTCTGTCACTGCAtgatcacaaaaacaaaaatatagcactttagatcaagagaaacatcAAGTGTTCATAGTTATTCCTTAAAGGCCTAACtgtacaaaaatgtagaaatagaTGCTCgaccacaaaaaaacacatttcagttaTTTGGTCTTTAGGTATTGCTTGGGAACATCTTCagcttaaagtcccagtgaaataaaaaatgacaatgcctattttttcatgaaatattgtagcgtttttttgtaaatagtttatcaatctgagtcattctctttttaaaaatcgtgtgcactcataatcttcagtaaaaatctaaaaatacacgtccgtcctgtaatgactatccatcttaaatgacgtatgttagatgGCTTAGGCGGACCATCTgctaactcctccccttcaacggtcagtctgctgccagttccatttcaaaatgcaacggctgtttttatacatccaatcaaatcgctgAGTAAGTagaaagccacacccactattttgCCCACttgaaaatgtgtgaaaacGATTGCATCTTCCAATTTGCTGGGGTTTTGTCCATTTTATCATCAAGCAAGAGAGTCATAATGCTAGAACCAACAATCCGCACATTTGGAGTGTCTCGAAAACCTTTAACACAAAACAAGTAGGCTAATGCATCAGATTTGAATAGTTTATAATGAAGTTAATTTTTGACCAATAGTAATTCTGATGCTTGTCTTagcaaaagcaaaaatgaaCTTTTAGCAATAAAGAACTTTTATCGTGCTGTCTTGAGTTACCAAAGAGAATGTTTTCtattcagtgtttgttttcacagAAGCACAATAATAAAAGCGTAATGTGTCAACAGTGCCGACAGGACTTCAGATAAGCGGCCTGCATTATGTATCAATAACCTTTAGAAGAGTGCTCTCTACTGGAGCCGCACGCTTCAACGTGACATTTGAGAGGGACTCACAGGAACCAGTCCACTGCGATGATGAGTGTAATGTCCTCTGTGGGCAGTCCCACCGATGTCAATACTATCACCATGGTAACCAGTCCAGCCTGAGGGATGCCTGCTGCTCCGATGCTGGCTGCAGTCGCCGTGATACTGGAGGGAAAATTAGGGCTTTTTATACACCACATGATAAAAATGTGTCTAAGGGGAAATGAGAAGAAAACTGGCAGAATAATGTTATCCACTACGGAATATAGTACTGTAGTGTGCACATTGTACTGTTGTCTAAAGGAACGTGTTCCTGCCAATTGTAACATTTTGAAAAGCTGTTCCTAATTTGATGTTAAGACATAattgcagatgtgtttgtcaTGAATAACCTGATAGTGAGGATTTGTCCAAAATTCAGGTCCATATCATTGACTTGGGCAATAAATATGGCCGCTACTGCCTCGTACAAAGCTGTGCCGTCCATGTTGATCGTGGCTCCAACTGGCAGCATGAATCGCGTCACTCGTTTGTCCACATGATTGTTTTCCTCAAGACAACGGAAAGTGATGGGCAGGGTGGCAGAGCTAAGAAACAGAAGAATGTAATGACATCATTATCCTTACATCATGACATCAGGTGCAGAAacttgttaaagggatagttcagccaaaaatgaaaattctgtcatcatttattcactctcttcAGTCATTACAAACCTCTTTGACTTGAATGTAggtaactggcacccattgacgtctatacaatacaaataaacgGGCAcagctgttgtttggttaccaacattcctcaaaatatcttcttttgtgtttggcagaattAAAACAAGtttgacatgagggtgtgtaagtgatgacagaattttcatttttggcagaactatcccttaaagaaAATGCAAAGTTACCAAGATGCTACAGTATAACCACTTTGCCTTGAATCTGGCACTCTGTACTATACTTTGCACTATACCCGCACATATTACATTGcgtaaataacaaacaaacaactacAGTAAATAGGCAATAGAGAATACAGTTCATTGGCTGTGAAGTAGCTTAAGTTCTACAGATTTGCTCGGGTGTCTCAGGATACTCTACTGACCTGGAGGATGTG
Protein-coding regions in this window:
- the ccl44 gene encoding chemokine (C-C motif) ligand 44; the encoded protein is MFLHTVSILLISAVLFGCLEGNGVQMQRDVQCCMQYSHGKVRTKDVLRFEVQTEGPDCSIRAIILYTKKAVKCADPRDRKVKRLLRKLFQRQGAKSRRIMWLNLPVMSEVAIVDSQKMNKTK